The following proteins come from a genomic window of Mariniflexile sp. TRM1-10:
- a CDS encoding DUF3157 family protein: protein MKTLFYLLLVFSVSIGFAQNNHIVKTDDGRRVLLKADYTWEYIDIEKPTPDKRCNLTDDFVEPALNNKIQSQLKKGRATIDDVKKKVAKDYDCEVEDVILLSVSEQKVKAVYRFCANGTKVTYKRNGHAIIESGKFF, encoded by the coding sequence ATGAAAACACTTTTTTATCTTCTATTGGTTTTTAGCGTATCTATTGGTTTTGCCCAAAACAACCATATTGTAAAAACTGATGACGGCAGGCGTGTGTTATTAAAAGCCGATTATACTTGGGAATATATTGATATAGAAAAACCTACACCAGATAAAAGGTGTAACCTTACGGACGATTTTGTGGAGCCAGCGTTGAACAACAAAATTCAATCACAATTAAAAAAAGGACGCGCTACGATTGATGATGTAAAAAAGAAGGTAGCCAAAGATTACGATTGTGAAGTAGAGGATGTTATTTTGCTATCCGTTTCTGAACAAAAAGTAAAAGCAGTATATCGATTTTGTGCAAACGGCACCAAGGTTACCTATAAGCGAAACGGGCATGCCATTATTGAAAGCGGGAAATTTTTCTAG